A part of Leishmania panamensis strain MHOM/PA/94/PSC-1 chromosome 34 sequence genomic DNA contains:
- a CDS encoding hypothetical protein (TriTrypDB/GeneDB-style sysID: LpmP.34.4370), protein MRRCAARFAAAAVAAGSDSNLHSISPSAYSGAKSAVAGTTTEYKHVHTANPLPSQFIPPASEAPERLQSYVEPKPFISLRRMQLFTVSLGVGGASVALVYFFLSTSIRNRVEEEQLQFDRVVERNRIAMQDRISVVPVFVAPSTYDELYAKMLEKDRTVETQLTQAKSTLHTETMFHVKMWWNRCLRNIQAATDAFVAAQLRHKEAHAEANIKAALQYNGYELVSLSKVDA, encoded by the coding sequence ATGCgtcgctgtgctgctcgattcgccgctgcggcagtggccgcTGGTAGCGATAGCAACCTCCACAGTATCAGTCCATCAGCGTACAGTGGTGCGAAGAGTGCGGTGGCCGGCACGACGACCGAGTATAAGCACGTGCACACGGCAAACCCGTTGCCGTCACAGTTCATTCCGCCCGCGTCCGAGGCTCCGGAAAGGCTGCAGTCGTACGTGGAGCCGAAGCCGTTTATTAGCCTCCGCCGTATGCAGCTTTTCACTGTCTCCCTCGGTGTCGGTGGAGCTAGCGTAGCGCTGGTGTACTTCTTCCTCAGCACAAGCATCCGCAAccgcgtggaggaggagcagctgcagtttgATCGCGTAGTGGAACGCAACCGAATAGCCATGCAAGACCGCATCTCCGTCGTGCCGGTCTTCGTCGCGCCGAGCACGTACGACGAGCTGTACGCTAAAATGTTAGAAAAGGACAGGACGGTGGAGACGCAGCTCACCCAAGCCAAGAGCACCCTCCACACGGAAACCATGTTCCACGTAAAGATGTGGTGGAACCGGTGTCTGCGCAACATCCAGGCTGCCACAGACGCCTTCGTCGCCGCACAACTGCGTCACAAGGAAGCCCACGCAGAGGCAAACATCAAGGCAGCACTGCAGTACAACGGGTATGAACTAGTGAGCCTCTCCAAGGTTGACGCGTAG
- a CDS encoding anaphase promoting complex subunit protein, putative (TriTrypDB/GeneDB-style sysID: LpmP.34.4360), producing the protein MDVKIKSIHLVAKWMWDCKGETCGICRQEYEAVCPTCRVPGDDCPILTSPCHHTFHLHCITRALEKEEGQPECPTCRAPWQI; encoded by the coding sequence ATGGATGTCAAGATAAAGAGCATCCACCTCGTGGCGAAGTGGATGTGGGACTGCAAGGGTGAAACTTGTGGCATCTGTCGCCAGGAGTACGAGGCAGTTTGCCCCACTTGCCGCGTGCCGGGTGACGACTGCCCAATCCTGACGAGTCCCTGCCACCATACGTTTCACTTGCACTGCATCACACGTGCattggagaaggaggagggccaGCCAGAGTGTCCGACGTGCCGCGCGCCGTGGCAAATCTAG
- a CDS encoding hypothetical protein (TriTrypDB/GeneDB-style sysID: LpmP.34.4340) — protein sequence MQPTWLPDTKASALLDELEAFFSQGSSTDRLRQFIGENEGTFALIASESAVNTDTEVSLRLYHLFQKYGSLIEALIGEFMATMEKPDESMLQSLTSAIQEEWKSPNAAYRCVCTSYVVASMDYKEFLEFVDDMYSMTHYRMLMDEDDDSGKDDSEGIADGASNSGWRIP from the coding sequence ATGCAGCCGACGTGGCTGCCCGATACGAAGGCCAGCGCACTGCTGGATGAGCTTGAGGCGTTTTTCTCgcaaggcagcagcaccgatcGCCTGCGCCAATTTATCGGCGAAAATGAGGGCACATTTGCCCTTATTGCCTCTGAGAGCGCGGTGAACACCGACACAGAGGTTAGTCTGCGACTCTATCATCTATTTCAGAAGTACGGCTCTCTGATTGAGGCCCTAATCGGCGAGTTCATGGCTACCATGGAGAAGCCGGATGAGTCTATGCTACAATCCCTGACATCCGCTATTCAAGAGGAGTGGAAGTCGCCGAACGCGGCCTACCGGTGTGTCTGCACTAGTTACGTTGTGGCATCCATGGACTACAAGGAATTCCTCGAGTTTGTCGATGATATGTACAGCATGACCCACTACAGGATGCTCAtggacgaagacgacgacagtGGGAAAGACGACAGTGAAGGGATAGCTGACGGCGCCAGTAATAGCGGCTGGCGGATTCCATGA